The genomic DNA AGATATAAAAAAATATAAGGCATGTCAACGCTATATAATTAAATAATAATATCTTTATAAATTAAAAATGATATATCATTATTATTTTTAAACAATAAAATTTGTCTAAGGCTATAAATTTAGCCTTAGATAGCTGAATTATATGTCATAAATTTAAAATAAAAAATAAATTCCAAAGGAATCGTATTATTGTAGCAACATCCTTCATTTTTATTTTACACTTTTTGTTTATGGATTCCGGCTTTCGCCAGAGTTCAGCTTAAATATCACTTTATTTTAAAGTGTCAACTACATATCTAAAACAAATTTTATGGGGATATCTATTATTGTGGCAACAGGCTTTCCATTTATAGTGGCGGGCTCAAACAAGCATTTCTGTATAGCAATTATGGCGGATTTAGAAAACAATTCATGATCGGATAATTTTACTTTTACATCAACTACATGTCCTTCTTCATTTATTGTAACGCTAAGCATTACTTTTCCTTCTATTTCATCCTTCATTAAAGCTTTAGGATACTCGGGTTTAGCTTGTTTTTTGTATGACGGTAAAGTACTTAGTTCAAATAAAGGTATAACTTTTAAAGGAGTAGGTTCCGTATAATCAGAGTTATAGGGTTTTACATCTTCTGGAGGGGTATATTCTTCTTCCTGTTCTTTCATTAAAGTATTTCCGGTTCTAACTCCAATACCTGAATTCGAACTATCGGAAATAGTATCTTTAGTTACTCCAAATACAGGCTTTACTTCTTCCTGGGGTTTATCATCTTTAGGTTTTGTATGACTTTGAGGCTTCGGAATAATTTTTTCTTTTTTCGATATTTTAGTTTTTTTTGTTACTTTAACAATTTTTTTAGGTGGAGGTGGAGGTTTAGGGGGGTCTGGCTTGATTTCTGGTTTAGGTTCAGGCTTAGGCTCTGGTTTGGGAATATTAGGTTTTGAAATTTCAATAGGAATTAATAACGATTTTTTGTAATTTTTTTTATTGGATATATCTGATTCGGCTGAATAAATAATATTAAATACCGCTAAATGGAATATAAAGGATAGAATAAAACCTATTTTAAGAAATAACTTTGAGTTGCCCATTAATTATTCTGTTTCTTCGGTGTATTCAACATTGATAGCAAATTTGAATATACCTATTTTTCTTATTGTATCTATTACTTTAATAAGTTCTTCGTGATAT from Desulfobacterales bacterium includes the following:
- a CDS encoding TonB family protein, whose translation is MGNSKLFLKIGFILSFIFHLAVFNIIYSAESDISNKKNYKKSLLIPIEISKPNIPKPEPKPEPKPEIKPDPPKPPPPPKKIVKVTKKTKISKKEKIIPKPQSHTKPKDDKPQEEVKPVFGVTKDTISDSSNSGIGVRTGNTLMKEQEEEYTPPEDVKPYNSDYTEPTPLKVIPLFELSTLPSYKKQAKPEYPKALMKDEIEGKVMLSVTINEEGHVVDVKVKLSDHELFSKSAIIAIQKCLFEPATINGKPVATIIDIPIKFVLDM